Proteins encoded within one genomic window of Setaria italica strain Yugu1 chromosome IV, Setaria_italica_v2.0, whole genome shotgun sequence:
- the LOC101779734 gene encoding adagio-like protein 1, producing the protein MEWDSESDGAGSVGAGEEEEQEKEEEEAEVGVSGGGGDGGAGGMFTFAIEGMLRASGPCGLVVTDALEPDCPIIYVNRGFEDATGYRAEEVLGRNCRFLQCRGPFAQRRHPLVDAAMVSNIRRCIDNGTEFRGDLLNFRKDGSPLMNRLHLTPIYGDDATITHYMGIQFFTNANVDLGPLPGSITKEPVRSTRFAPDNSFRPISTGPGESNFCREYSSIFQLTDEVLCQSILSRLSPRDIASVSSVCRRMYHLTRNEDLWRMVCQNAWGSETTQALETVPAARRLGWGRLARELTTLEAVAWRKLTVGGAVEPSRCNFSACAVGNRVVLFGGEGVNMQPMNDTFVLDLNASNPEWRHINVSAAPPGRWGHTLSCLNGSWLVVFGGCGRQGLLNDVFMLDLDAKQPTWREIPGVAPPVPRSWHSSCTLDGTKLVVSGGCADSGVLLSDTYLLDVTMDRPVWREVPASWKPPSRLGHSMSVYGGRKILMFGGLAKSGPLRLRSSDVYTMDLSEEEPCWRCLTGSGMPGAGNPAGAGPPPRLDHVAVSLPGGRILIFGGSVAGLHSASQLYLLDPTEEKPTWRILNVPGRPPRFAWGHSTCVVGGTKAIVLGGQTGEEWMLTEIHELSLASNTV; encoded by the exons ATGGAGTGGGACAGCGAGTccgacggcgccggcagcgtcggcgccggcgaggaggaggagcaggagaaggaagaggaggaggcggaggtgggagtCTCGGGCGGCGGGGGAGATGGAGGCGCCGGCGGGATGTTCACGTTCGCGATCGAGGGCATGCTGCGGGCGTCCGGGCCGTGCGGGCTGGTCGTCACCGACGCGCTCGAGCCCGACTGCCCCATCATCTACGTCAACCGCGGCTTCGAGGACGCCACCGGATACCGCGCCGAGGAGGTGCTCGGCAGGAACTG CCGGTTCCTGcaatgtaggggaccatttgcTCAAAGGAGGCACCCCCTAGTCGATGCAGCAATGGTTTCAAATATTCGAAGATGCATAGACAACGGTACTGAGTTCCGCGGTGATTTACTAAATTTCAGGAAGGATGGCTCTCCATTGATGAACAGGTTGCATCTGACCCCTATATATGGAGATGATGCAACCATAACCCACTATATGGGCATTCAGTTCTTCACTAATGCTAATGTTGATCTGGGACCATTGCCTGGCTCTATAACAAAGGAACCCGTGAGATCAACACGGTTTGCTCCAGATAACTCATTTCGACCCATATCCACGGGACCAGGGGAGAGCAATTTCTGTCGGGAATATTCTAGCATCTTCCAATTGACGGATGAAGTGCTTTGCCAAAGTATACTGTCAAGGTTGTCACCAAGAGATATAGCATCTGTGAGCTCTGTGTGCAGGCGCATGTATCACTTAACAAGAAATGAAGATCTTTGGAGAATGGTTTGCCAGAATGCTTGGGGCAGTGAGACTACTCAAGCTCTTGAGACAGTGCCTGCTGCAAGAAGATTGGGCTGGGGTCGGCTGGCAAGAGAACTGACCACTCTGGAAGCTGTTGCCTGGAGGAAATTGACAGTTGGGGGTGCAGTGGAGCCATCTCGATGCAATTTCAGTGCCTGTGCTGTAGGGAACCGTGTTGTTCTCTTTGGTGGGGAAGGTGTAAACATGCAACCAATGAATGATACATTTGTATTGGATTTAAATGCCAGCAATCCAGAGTGGAGGCATATCAATGTAAGCGCAGCTCCTCCAGGTCGCTGGGGCCATACGCTGTCATGTTTAAATGGATCTTGGTTGGTTGTTTTCGGTGGATGTGGAAGGCAGGGTCTGCTTAACGATGTATTCATGCTGGATTTGGATGCAAAACAACCAACCTGGCGTGAGATACCTGGAGTTGCACCCCCTGTTCCACGCTCTTGGCACAGTTCCTGCACTTTGGATGGGACAAAGTTGGTAGTTTCTGGTGGCTGTGCTGATTCAGGTGTACTGCTCAGTGACACATATCTTCTCGATGTAACCATGGACAGGCCAGTTTGGAGAGAGGTACCTGCATCTTGGAAGCCACCTTCCAGACTGGGGCACTCAATGTCTGTCTATGGTGGCAGGAAAATCCTGATGTTTGGCGGTCTTGCAAAGAGTGGCCCTCTGCGACTCCGGTCTAGTGATGTGTACACAATGGACTTAAGTGAAGAAGAGCCTTGCTGGCGATGCCTCACTGGGAGTGGAATGCCTGGTGCTGGAAATCCAGCTGGGGCAGGTCCACCTCCTCGCCTTGATCATGTTGCGGTTAGCCTGCCTGGTGGAAGGATTTTGATATTTGGTGGCTCAGTTGCAGGTCTTCACTCAGCGTCACAGCTGTATCTGTTGGATCCTACTGAAGAAAAGCCTACTTGGAGAATACTGAATGTTCCAGGGCGTCCTCCCAGGTTTGCCTGGGGCCACAGCACTTGTGTCGTTGGAGGAACAAAAGCGATAGTGCTTGGTGGACAAACTGGAGAAGAGTGGATGCTTACAGAAATACATGAGCtttctctggcaagcaacactGTTTGA